The Anopheles gambiae chromosome 2, idAnoGambNW_F1_1, whole genome shotgun sequence genomic sequence ATCGGGCGAATAAATATTCGATATTGAGTCCATCACGCCAAGACCAGCAGGAGGCAAGCTCAAGTCGACACAGTAAGTGGTGTATGCctataaaaaaagtttaataaattACCAGCAATTCCTAAGTGATAATGTTTATTGAAACTTGCAGACGTAGAGGAATTTAGTGCCGCATATGAATGGCAAAatgaatacagggttttcgaggattatatagacatgttcagcgagttgttgattcgttcgggcatataattgacactttcagcgagatattgaattgttcgtaagcaggcgttgacaagttcaGCAATTCTGTagtgttgtcatttgttttgtttacacactgtgccgcagggttcaatttttcattctgaaaagtcctaaaagtagctaataatcattctccaagctgtttaattcatgaattagttaaaacaaacatatttttacgaaaaccgtttgtttaccttctgatgagaatgatccaagctgcagtccaaggggtacgaaagtgacagctctatagtatcgccgaacttgtcaacgcctgcttccgaacaattcaatatctcgctgaaagtgtcaattatatgcccgaacgaatcaacaactcgctgaacacgtcaataatatcattgaaaaccctgtatgatgATGCAATGGAGGATGGCCATCAGGATACCGTGCAGCACGATGAAGGGGATTCTGTGCAGGATGGCGATGCAAACTTCACGGATGATAGCGATGTCGAAGCTGGTAGTGCGTTAAATATTGATAATATGTCTATAGAGGATGGGATACGATATTGGGCACTATCGAATAATCAAACCCATCAGTCGATAAATATGGTGCTGCGTCTGTTCAAAAAAACAGGCGTGAAAGTACCGGCATCTGCTAAAACGCTGCTTAAAACTAAACGAAATCCATCATCGGAGATAAAGGATATCGATGGTGGACAATTTTGGTATCGAGGATTCAGAAGTTGCCTATTAAATTACTTCCGGTAAGTAGATACACACCATTTTTTTACTTGATCGAATTACAGCTCATCATTATCTCCTTTTATTTGCAGATCAGTAAAGGTACCTCCTAATTGTATTACTTTAACATTGTCGATTGATGGATTGCCTCTACATAATAGCAGTAATATGCAATTTTGGCCGATATTGTTCAAAATCGAAGAACTCCCACAAGCTCCAGTTATGGCAGCTGCAATTTTTTGTGGATTTCAGAAACCAAACAATATAGAAGAATTTCTTCGACCAGCCGTTGATGAGCTAAACCTCCTAATGGCGAATGGTATCATCATTCACGGAAAGAAAGTTGTTGTGAAAATGCGTGCTATTGTTGCAGATACTCCTGCCAGAGCTTTTATTAAAGGTATTGAAAACatgttaaaaattatttaGTGTTCATAGGGTTTTATAAACAGACACATCTGATAATGAACAAcattatatatttttgcagGTGTAAAAGGGCATACCGGCTATAACGCCTGTTTAAAATGCACCGTTGAAGGGAATCATAGCGAGGCTGGACACACCATCGTTTATGCAAATGATTCAAATGCaagaaaacgaacaaatgaaaaattccGTAAATATGAATATCCAGGACatcaaataacaacaacacccCTATGTCAATTGAATAACTTTGACATAGTGCAGCATGTAACCATTTCAGATCTGTTGCACTTGTTTCATCTAGGGATAATGAAGAGATTAATTATAGGATGGCGTGATGGAAAGCTAGGTAAGAGAGCATGGTCCCAAGAGCAATGCCAAAAGATATCCGCTGCTTTATTAAAGATTAATCTTCCTTCGGAAATGCATCGCAAATTACGTTCCATAAAATATGCGAATTTTTGGAAAGGAGTAGAGTTtggatattttttaaactacGCGGGACTTGTTGTGTTGAAGCCACATTTGCCAAATGAGTTGTATAACCATTTTATGTTGCTATTTTGTGCAGTAACATTGCTTTCGTCAAATGTCTACAAGACGAAGTGGAAGGTGGCTGGGCAACTGCTAGACAAATTTTTAAAAGATTTTGAAACTTTGTATGGTGAACGTTATATTAGCAGCAATGTTCACAACCTACGTCATGTTCTTGAAGAAGTAGAGCATTTTGAATCGTTGTGGTCTATATCCACGTATGTATTCGAAAATTAtttacagtttttgaagcgctTGCTGCGAAGCGGGTGGAAAAATTTAGAGCAGGCCATAAATCGACTGTACGAAATGGATGAAATGAACATGCAGCATGCATCAAATCAATCCAATAGCAATTATCCAACTGTAAAGCAGCGCGGTAATGTTTCAACACTTAACATTAATTCTAATTTTCTACTACAGAATAACACCCGAAATGGCTGGTTCTTGACAAAGAACGATCACATAGTGAAGTTCCAAAGTGCCAcaaaagaatatttaaatgGTAGCGAGAGAATTCGTATTACTGGTAAAAAGATAAATGTGAAAGGCTTAGTTTTCAACGAACCATTTGAGTCAAGcgaaatttttgttttcaaaggATGCGTTAATACGTTATCTGAAACATGTGAAGACTTCGGGTTAAATGAtattaaatgcaaatttgtAGCATTGCCCACATCGCGAAAAGAGGAATTAATTTTTGTTCCTGTAATACATACGcttgttgaataaaataaaaacataacaaataaagtgaaacctctcttttttttaattttaatttacgtcttaaattattatataaCGTATTACATATGAAAATAAAGGTAAGTTTTCGTTTTATCCGCAGTTCTTATATAGTTATAAATTCACtatgattttttaataattataacCAAACATTTTTAGTCAATTTGGATGACGTACAACGTATTTAAAATACTAATACATaacgtaaaaataaaatcatccaTAATTATTACTATTACGTTTTGCGGTATGGCTTGAAGTTCGCTTCGTATTGTCAATATGTATACGTTCAGCAGCAtgtcttaattttttttgtaagtatAAAGCAACATAATTAATAGCCGGTGTTAATGAATTTTGTGCTCCCTATTTCTACAAATAATTGTAGAATATTCTTATAATTACGTAAACCTGTTTTAGTTACATCACATGTTTTGCTTATACCGGACCAATTCATTTGCGCAAAGAatgtttttgtaaataataaatCTATCGCATCGTGTAAACGATTATCCACATCATTGCGTGTGATTTGCAGTTGCATCCATCTAACTACCTTTCGCTTGAAATCTGAATCATTATTTAGTTTAACATCGAAGgttttcaattcttcttcaGAATTAATCTGATTCACTTCAAATTCCGTCCTGGGAAGTAAACCTTCGCGAGGACGAGTCATCGTAATCAGTTCTTCTGATATGAATCTAGAACGTGCTGTATTCTTTAAAACGATATCCATTTTGGTGTCAATTTGGTCCATGCGGTTATTGATCACCCTGAAATTTTCTTTGACttcatcgtttttttcattaatctgAGCAGTTAATGAGACACAAAACTCGTCAAACATTACGCGTAAGTCCTCAAGTTCCTTGTACGCAAGAGGAGTagaaatttttctttttttctgtgctgaaaatagaaacaaaaaaaagtaacacacacacacaaccatcaTTTaaaactttcacacacacacacacacacacacacacacacacacacgcacacacacacacacacacacacacacacacacacacacacacacacacacacacacacacacacacacacacacacacacacacacacacacacacacacacacacacacacacacacacacacacacacacacacacacacacacacacacacacacacacacacacacacacacacacacacacacacacacacacacacacacacacacacacacacacacacacacacacacacacacacacacacacacacacacacacacacacacacacacacacacacacacacacacacacacacacacacacacacacacacacacacacacacacacacacacacacacacacacacacacacacacacacacacacacacacacacacacacacacacacac encodes the following:
- the LOC133391722 gene encoding uncharacterized protein LOC133391722, whose product is MPERINNSLNTSIISLKTLYDDAMEDGHQDTVQHDEGDSVQDGDANFTDDSDVEAGSALNIDNMSIEDGIRYWALSNNQTHQSINMVLRLFKKTGVKVPASAKTLLKTKRNPSSEIKDIDGGQFWYRGFRSCLLNYFRSVKVPPNCITLTLSIDGLPLHNSSNMQFWPILFKIEELPQAPVMAAAIFCGFQKPNNIEEFLRPAVDELNLLMANGIIIHGKKVVVKMRAIVADTPARAFIKGVKGHTGYNACLKCTVEGNHSEAGHTIVYANDSNARKRTNEKFRKYEYPGHQITTTPLCQLNNFDIVQHVTISDLLHLFHLGIMKRLIIGWRDGKLGKRAWSQEQCQKISAALLKINLPSEMHRKLRSIKYANFWKGVEFGYFLNYAGLVVLKPHLPNELYNHFMLLFCAVTLLSSNVYKTKWKVAGQLLDKFLKDFETLYGERYISSNVHNLRHVLEEVEHFESLWSISTYVFENYLQFLKRLLRSGWKNLEQAINRLYEMDEMNMQHASNQSNSNYPTVKQRGNVSTLNINSNFLLQNNTRNGWFLTKNDHIVKFQSATKEYLNGSERIRITGKKINVKGLVFNEPFESSEIFVFKGCVNTLSETCEDFGLNDIKCKFVALPTSRKEELIFVPVIHTLVE